The following coding sequences lie in one Lentilactobacillus sp. SPB1-3 genomic window:
- a CDS encoding acyltransferase family protein encodes MTKKRIEWIDIAKAFGIIAVVWGHALVSGTTSQIIYWWHMPFFFILAGFFLKPIDSTKWKSFFNKKIKLDLIIYFMTGIIMILLYGLIHEKNLQYLIDTLPNLLIGGRTLNNYTTTFWFINVYLLSITVVTVLITVVKPRLLQLTIVTAGILLGASYGQIPVQIQGFTMLPWNLDGVLIATFYTYIGYLFFHTNWRWIQNPFASAGLIGMSVALITLRLTTDLRFKFSMKSHLIESSFPKFNGLLIIFVPLILSFSVIAIAVMITKIPQTIIMPFIGQHTMIIMYLHKVVLDLCNLANVDNLIIKVVIAIIVPLMIASALNVHRQQHPYLQIT; translated from the coding sequence ATGACTAAAAAACGCATTGAATGGATCGATATCGCAAAAGCATTTGGAATCATTGCCGTTGTATGGGGCCACGCTTTAGTTAGTGGAACCACTAGCCAGATTATCTATTGGTGGCACATGCCCTTCTTCTTTATCCTCGCTGGTTTCTTTTTAAAACCAATCGATTCAACTAAATGGAAATCTTTCTTCAATAAAAAAATAAAACTCGATTTAATCATTTACTTCATGACTGGAATCATCATGATTTTGTTGTATGGCCTGATTCATGAAAAAAATCTGCAATACTTAATTGATACACTGCCTAATTTATTAATTGGTGGCCGAACTTTAAATAATTACACCACCACTTTTTGGTTCATTAATGTCTATTTGCTTTCTATTACAGTCGTTACCGTTTTAATAACTGTAGTGAAACCTCGGCTATTACAGTTGACAATTGTCACAGCGGGAATTCTTTTAGGCGCATCTTATGGCCAAATTCCAGTACAGATTCAGGGATTCACGATGCTTCCTTGGAACTTAGACGGTGTGTTAATAGCAACCTTTTATACTTATATCGGTTACCTATTCTTTCACACAAACTGGCGCTGGATTCAAAATCCCTTTGCTAGTGCAGGACTTATAGGTATGAGTGTGGCCCTAATTACTTTGAGGTTAACGACTGATCTGCGTTTCAAATTCTCAATGAAATCACACCTCATTGAATCATCGTTTCCAAAATTCAATGGCTTACTAATAATATTTGTGCCACTGATCTTATCATTTTCTGTGATTGCCATAGCAGTCATGATTACTAAAATACCGCAAACGATTATCATGCCATTTATTGGACAACATACCATGATCATTATGTACTTGCATAAAGTCGTACTAGACTTATGCAACTTGGCCAATGTTGATAATTTGATCATTAAGGTTGTTATAGCTATCATCGTGCCATTGATGATAGCTTCAGCGCTAAACGTTCACAGACAACAGCACCCTTATCTTCAAATTACGTAA